A stretch of the Erinaceus europaeus chromosome 1, mEriEur2.1, whole genome shotgun sequence genome encodes the following:
- the OSGIN2 gene encoding oxidative stress-induced growth inhibitor 2 isoform X2, with the protein MPVWCCRCSLAGHFSYSDTETEGEIFNSLVQYFGDNLGRKVKAMPLVEETSLLEDSSVTLPVVIIGNGPSGICLSYMLSGYRPYLSSEAIHPNTILHSKLEESRHLSIIDQDLEYLSEGLEGRSSNPVAVLFDTLLHPDADFGYDYPSVLHWKLEQRHYIPHLVFGKGPPGGAWHNMEGSMLTISFGNWMELPGLKFKDWVSSKRRNLKGDRVMPDEIARYYKHYVKVMGLQKNFRENTFITSVSRLYRDQDDSDSQEIDVSKQHLQIEKSKIIKRNWEIRGYQRIGDGSHVPFCLFAENVVLATGTLDSPGHLEIEGEDFPFVFHSMPEFGAAVNKGKLRGKVDPVLIVGSGLTAADAVLFAHNNNIPVIHVFRRRVTDQGLIFKQLPKKLYPEYHKVYHMMCTQSYAGDSNLLSDYTSFPEHHVLSFKSDMKCILQSVSGLKKIFKLSAAVVLIGSHPNLSFLKEQGCYLGHKSSQPITCKGNPVEIDAFTYECVKESNLFALGPLVGDNFVRFLKGGALGVTHCLAIRQKKKQHLFVERGGGDGIA; encoded by the exons CTACAGTGACACTGAAACTGAAGGAGAGATTTTTAATTCCTTAGTGCAATATTTTGGTGATAATTTGGGGAGAAAAGTTAAAGCGATGCCATTAGTTGAAGAGACTTCTTTACTTGAAGATTCATCAGTGACTTTGCCTGTGGTTATAATAG gaaATGGCCCCTCAGGAATATGCCTTTCATACATGTTATCAGGCTACAGACCATATTTGTCCTCAGAAGCAATACATCCAAATACAATCTTACATAGTAAATTAGAAGAATCAAGACATCTTTCCATTATTGATCAG GACTTAGAATACTTGTCTGAAGGTCTTGAAGGTCGATCATCTAATCCAGTTGCAGTACTTTTTGACACACTTCTTCATCCAGATGCTGACTTTGGGTATGATTATCCATCTGTTTTGCACTGGAAATTAGAACAACGGCATTATATCCCTCACTTAGTCTTTGGTAAAGGTCCACCTGGCGGAGCATGGCAT AATATGGAAGGCTCTATGTTGACAATCAGCTTTGGAAATTGGATGGAGCTACCTGGACTTAAATTTAAAGATTGGGTGTCTAGCAAACGAAG gaaccTAAAAGGTGATAGAGTTATGCCGGATGAAATAGCTCGCTACTACAAACATTATGTGAAAGTGATGGGTCTTCAGAAGAATTTCAGAGAGAATACTTTTATAACTTCAGTATCAAGACTCTACAGAGACCAAGATGACAGTGATAGTCAAGAGATAGATGTTTCAAAACAGCATTTACAAATAGAGAAGTCAAAAATTATCAAGAGGAACTGGGAAATCAGGGGCTACCAGCGAATAGGGGATGGTTCCCATGTTCCTTTCTGTCTATTTGCTGAGAATGTAGTTCTGGCAACTGGAACATTAGACTCTCCTGGCCATCTGGAAATCGAAGGGGAAGATTTTCCTTTTGTGTTTCATTCAATGCCTGAATTTGGAGCTGCTGTAAACAAGGGAAAGTTGCGTGGCAAAGTGGATCCAGTGTTAATTGTAGGTTCTGGGCTGACTGCAGCTGATGCAGTACTGTTTGCTCACAACAATAATATCCCTGTGATTCATGTATTTCGCAGGCGAGTAACTGATCAGGGCTTAATTTTTAAACAGCTTCCCAAAAAGCTGTATCCCGAATATCATAAAGTCTATCATATGATGTGTACTCAGTCATATGCTGGAGACTCAAATCTTTTATCTGATTATACCAGTTTTCCTGAGCACCATGTGCTTTCCTTTAAATCAGATATGAAGTGCATTCTTCAAAGTGTCTCTGGactgaagaaaatatttaagCTTTCTGCAGCAGTCGTATTGATAGGTTCTCATCCTAATCTGTCTTTTCTGAAGGAGCAAGGGTGTTACCTGGGCCATAAATCAAGCCAGCCAATCACATGTAAAGGTAATCCTGTGGAAATTGATGCATTTACCTACGAGTGTGTTAAAGAATCCAACCTTTTTGCATTGGGTCCTTTGGTTGGAGACAATTTTGTTCGGTTTTTAAAGGGAGGTGCACTGGGTGTTACTCATTGTTTAGCTATAAGACAGAAGAAAAAGCAACACTTATTTgtcgaaagaggaggaggagatgggattgCTTAA
- the OSGIN2 gene encoding oxidative stress-induced growth inhibitor 2 isoform X1: MPVWCCRCSLAGHFRSYSDTETEGEIFNSLVQYFGDNLGRKVKAMPLVEETSLLEDSSVTLPVVIIGNGPSGICLSYMLSGYRPYLSSEAIHPNTILHSKLEESRHLSIIDQDLEYLSEGLEGRSSNPVAVLFDTLLHPDADFGYDYPSVLHWKLEQRHYIPHLVFGKGPPGGAWHNMEGSMLTISFGNWMELPGLKFKDWVSSKRRNLKGDRVMPDEIARYYKHYVKVMGLQKNFRENTFITSVSRLYRDQDDSDSQEIDVSKQHLQIEKSKIIKRNWEIRGYQRIGDGSHVPFCLFAENVVLATGTLDSPGHLEIEGEDFPFVFHSMPEFGAAVNKGKLRGKVDPVLIVGSGLTAADAVLFAHNNNIPVIHVFRRRVTDQGLIFKQLPKKLYPEYHKVYHMMCTQSYAGDSNLLSDYTSFPEHHVLSFKSDMKCILQSVSGLKKIFKLSAAVVLIGSHPNLSFLKEQGCYLGHKSSQPITCKGNPVEIDAFTYECVKESNLFALGPLVGDNFVRFLKGGALGVTHCLAIRQKKKQHLFVERGGGDGIA, translated from the exons AAGCTACAGTGACACTGAAACTGAAGGAGAGATTTTTAATTCCTTAGTGCAATATTTTGGTGATAATTTGGGGAGAAAAGTTAAAGCGATGCCATTAGTTGAAGAGACTTCTTTACTTGAAGATTCATCAGTGACTTTGCCTGTGGTTATAATAG gaaATGGCCCCTCAGGAATATGCCTTTCATACATGTTATCAGGCTACAGACCATATTTGTCCTCAGAAGCAATACATCCAAATACAATCTTACATAGTAAATTAGAAGAATCAAGACATCTTTCCATTATTGATCAG GACTTAGAATACTTGTCTGAAGGTCTTGAAGGTCGATCATCTAATCCAGTTGCAGTACTTTTTGACACACTTCTTCATCCAGATGCTGACTTTGGGTATGATTATCCATCTGTTTTGCACTGGAAATTAGAACAACGGCATTATATCCCTCACTTAGTCTTTGGTAAAGGTCCACCTGGCGGAGCATGGCAT AATATGGAAGGCTCTATGTTGACAATCAGCTTTGGAAATTGGATGGAGCTACCTGGACTTAAATTTAAAGATTGGGTGTCTAGCAAACGAAG gaaccTAAAAGGTGATAGAGTTATGCCGGATGAAATAGCTCGCTACTACAAACATTATGTGAAAGTGATGGGTCTTCAGAAGAATTTCAGAGAGAATACTTTTATAACTTCAGTATCAAGACTCTACAGAGACCAAGATGACAGTGATAGTCAAGAGATAGATGTTTCAAAACAGCATTTACAAATAGAGAAGTCAAAAATTATCAAGAGGAACTGGGAAATCAGGGGCTACCAGCGAATAGGGGATGGTTCCCATGTTCCTTTCTGTCTATTTGCTGAGAATGTAGTTCTGGCAACTGGAACATTAGACTCTCCTGGCCATCTGGAAATCGAAGGGGAAGATTTTCCTTTTGTGTTTCATTCAATGCCTGAATTTGGAGCTGCTGTAAACAAGGGAAAGTTGCGTGGCAAAGTGGATCCAGTGTTAATTGTAGGTTCTGGGCTGACTGCAGCTGATGCAGTACTGTTTGCTCACAACAATAATATCCCTGTGATTCATGTATTTCGCAGGCGAGTAACTGATCAGGGCTTAATTTTTAAACAGCTTCCCAAAAAGCTGTATCCCGAATATCATAAAGTCTATCATATGATGTGTACTCAGTCATATGCTGGAGACTCAAATCTTTTATCTGATTATACCAGTTTTCCTGAGCACCATGTGCTTTCCTTTAAATCAGATATGAAGTGCATTCTTCAAAGTGTCTCTGGactgaagaaaatatttaagCTTTCTGCAGCAGTCGTATTGATAGGTTCTCATCCTAATCTGTCTTTTCTGAAGGAGCAAGGGTGTTACCTGGGCCATAAATCAAGCCAGCCAATCACATGTAAAGGTAATCCTGTGGAAATTGATGCATTTACCTACGAGTGTGTTAAAGAATCCAACCTTTTTGCATTGGGTCCTTTGGTTGGAGACAATTTTGTTCGGTTTTTAAAGGGAGGTGCACTGGGTGTTACTCATTGTTTAGCTATAAGACAGAAGAAAAAGCAACACTTATTTgtcgaaagaggaggaggagatgggattgCTTAA
- the OSGIN2 gene encoding oxidative stress-induced growth inhibitor 2 isoform X3 encodes MPLVEETSLLEDSSVTLPVVIIGNGPSGICLSYMLSGYRPYLSSEAIHPNTILHSKLEESRHLSIIDQDLEYLSEGLEGRSSNPVAVLFDTLLHPDADFGYDYPSVLHWKLEQRHYIPHLVFGKGPPGGAWHNMEGSMLTISFGNWMELPGLKFKDWVSSKRRNLKGDRVMPDEIARYYKHYVKVMGLQKNFRENTFITSVSRLYRDQDDSDSQEIDVSKQHLQIEKSKIIKRNWEIRGYQRIGDGSHVPFCLFAENVVLATGTLDSPGHLEIEGEDFPFVFHSMPEFGAAVNKGKLRGKVDPVLIVGSGLTAADAVLFAHNNNIPVIHVFRRRVTDQGLIFKQLPKKLYPEYHKVYHMMCTQSYAGDSNLLSDYTSFPEHHVLSFKSDMKCILQSVSGLKKIFKLSAAVVLIGSHPNLSFLKEQGCYLGHKSSQPITCKGNPVEIDAFTYECVKESNLFALGPLVGDNFVRFLKGGALGVTHCLAIRQKKKQHLFVERGGGDGIA; translated from the exons ATGCCATTAGTTGAAGAGACTTCTTTACTTGAAGATTCATCAGTGACTTTGCCTGTGGTTATAATAG gaaATGGCCCCTCAGGAATATGCCTTTCATACATGTTATCAGGCTACAGACCATATTTGTCCTCAGAAGCAATACATCCAAATACAATCTTACATAGTAAATTAGAAGAATCAAGACATCTTTCCATTATTGATCAG GACTTAGAATACTTGTCTGAAGGTCTTGAAGGTCGATCATCTAATCCAGTTGCAGTACTTTTTGACACACTTCTTCATCCAGATGCTGACTTTGGGTATGATTATCCATCTGTTTTGCACTGGAAATTAGAACAACGGCATTATATCCCTCACTTAGTCTTTGGTAAAGGTCCACCTGGCGGAGCATGGCAT AATATGGAAGGCTCTATGTTGACAATCAGCTTTGGAAATTGGATGGAGCTACCTGGACTTAAATTTAAAGATTGGGTGTCTAGCAAACGAAG gaaccTAAAAGGTGATAGAGTTATGCCGGATGAAATAGCTCGCTACTACAAACATTATGTGAAAGTGATGGGTCTTCAGAAGAATTTCAGAGAGAATACTTTTATAACTTCAGTATCAAGACTCTACAGAGACCAAGATGACAGTGATAGTCAAGAGATAGATGTTTCAAAACAGCATTTACAAATAGAGAAGTCAAAAATTATCAAGAGGAACTGGGAAATCAGGGGCTACCAGCGAATAGGGGATGGTTCCCATGTTCCTTTCTGTCTATTTGCTGAGAATGTAGTTCTGGCAACTGGAACATTAGACTCTCCTGGCCATCTGGAAATCGAAGGGGAAGATTTTCCTTTTGTGTTTCATTCAATGCCTGAATTTGGAGCTGCTGTAAACAAGGGAAAGTTGCGTGGCAAAGTGGATCCAGTGTTAATTGTAGGTTCTGGGCTGACTGCAGCTGATGCAGTACTGTTTGCTCACAACAATAATATCCCTGTGATTCATGTATTTCGCAGGCGAGTAACTGATCAGGGCTTAATTTTTAAACAGCTTCCCAAAAAGCTGTATCCCGAATATCATAAAGTCTATCATATGATGTGTACTCAGTCATATGCTGGAGACTCAAATCTTTTATCTGATTATACCAGTTTTCCTGAGCACCATGTGCTTTCCTTTAAATCAGATATGAAGTGCATTCTTCAAAGTGTCTCTGGactgaagaaaatatttaagCTTTCTGCAGCAGTCGTATTGATAGGTTCTCATCCTAATCTGTCTTTTCTGAAGGAGCAAGGGTGTTACCTGGGCCATAAATCAAGCCAGCCAATCACATGTAAAGGTAATCCTGTGGAAATTGATGCATTTACCTACGAGTGTGTTAAAGAATCCAACCTTTTTGCATTGGGTCCTTTGGTTGGAGACAATTTTGTTCGGTTTTTAAAGGGAGGTGCACTGGGTGTTACTCATTGTTTAGCTATAAGACAGAAGAAAAAGCAACACTTATTTgtcgaaagaggaggaggagatgggattgCTTAA